One Flavobacterium sp. 90 DNA segment encodes these proteins:
- the lgt gene encoding prolipoprotein diacylglyceryl transferase, with protein sequence MNGILNWNVDPVIVMITDSFPLKYYGALFACGLLLGYYIVRNIYKKENLSIDNLDSLLVYVIVGTILGARLGHCFFYEPSYFLQHPIEILLPIQKIGGVYKFVGYQGLASHGGSIGVLIAMVLYCRKYKVKFLWLLDKMAIGVPVTGAFIRFGNFMNSEIYGKPTNGNWGVVFERDDMIPRHPTQLYEAFAYLLIFVILYWMYKSDKIRKTDGIIFGYFLTLLFLARFIIEYFKENQEAWENSMPINMGQLLSIPFILIGLALIVWKSKKQVVI encoded by the coding sequence ATGAACGGAATTTTAAACTGGAATGTAGATCCCGTTATTGTGATGATAACAGATAGTTTTCCTTTAAAATATTATGGAGCTCTTTTTGCTTGCGGGCTTTTACTCGGGTATTACATCGTAAGAAATATTTATAAAAAAGAAAATCTTTCGATAGACAATCTGGATAGTTTGCTCGTATATGTAATAGTTGGAACAATTTTAGGAGCACGATTAGGACATTGTTTTTTTTATGAACCGTCCTATTTTTTGCAACATCCAATAGAGATTCTTTTACCGATTCAGAAGATAGGCGGAGTTTATAAATTTGTTGGTTATCAAGGTTTAGCAAGTCACGGAGGATCAATTGGAGTTTTGATTGCGATGGTTTTATATTGTCGCAAATACAAAGTTAAGTTCTTATGGCTTTTAGATAAAATGGCTATTGGAGTTCCTGTTACAGGAGCTTTTATCAGATTTGGGAATTTTATGAATTCTGAAATCTACGGAAAACCAACTAACGGAAATTGGGGAGTTGTTTTCGAGAGAGACGACATGATTCCAAGGCATCCAACACAATTGTATGAAGCATTTGCTTATTTGTTGATTTTTGTGATTTTATATTGGATGTATAAATCGGATAAAATCAGAAAAACCGACGGAATAATTTTTGGATATTTCCTTACGTTATTGTTTTTAGCCAGATTTATAATTGAATATTTCAAAGAAAATCAAGAAGCTTGGGAAAACAGTATGCCAATTAATATGGGGCAATTATTAAGTATTCCATTTATTTTAATTGGTTTAGCTTTGATAGTTTGGAAATCGAAGAAGCAAGTTGTAATTTAG
- a CDS encoding tetratricopeptide repeat protein — translation MKNIFIYIVLLWSTFALAQNEQLAQYYYDKGDFEKAKISYEELLNSAPSNTQYFLRTVDCYQQLQQFDVAQKAIQERFNRYKQGVFLVELGYNFQLQKNDAKAKNYYEQAIEKIKTSPNDVYGIGNSFEKKVLLEYALKAYQTAMQVQPSYNFNFQIGMLYGQLGKTDQMIELLLTESFNNPQNANLIQTQLSRFMSGETDNTAFKDAMRKALILRTQKDQDVFWNHYLSWFYVQQKEFGKAFIQEKAIYKREPESLSSIVNLSQFAMNEDDTDTAEEILNFILQNTKDLDLLVQTNSYLMQIKIDKAQEKDYPIINAELQQLLTTYEITPFTLSLQIIQAHFLAFNLKKTEEGKAIIKKALELNLNDYQQADAKMELADILLLEEKYNQALIYYSQIQLDLKNDVMAHEASLKAAKTSYYKGDFEWALKQFKELKAANTQLIANDALEYFLLINDNTVADSTQTALKQFAKGDFLIYQNKKPEAIAQFQSILKTYKGQEIEAVTLLRLGKVYESQKDYNSALSQYQQIIDNHSDGIYVDEALFFSAEIYNDELHDIEKAKPLYEKVIFNHQDSIYFVDARKKYRQLRGDKNL, via the coding sequence ATGAAAAACATCTTTATCTATATCGTTCTGTTGTGGTCTACTTTTGCATTAGCACAAAATGAGCAATTGGCTCAATATTACTACGATAAAGGTGATTTTGAAAAAGCTAAAATCAGTTATGAAGAGCTTTTAAACAGCGCACCATCCAATACACAATATTTTTTAAGAACCGTAGATTGTTATCAGCAATTGCAACAATTTGATGTGGCTCAAAAAGCCATTCAGGAACGTTTTAACAGATACAAACAAGGTGTTTTTTTAGTAGAATTGGGATATAATTTCCAATTACAAAAAAACGACGCCAAAGCTAAAAATTACTACGAGCAGGCGATCGAAAAAATCAAAACCAGTCCGAATGATGTTTACGGAATCGGAAATTCTTTTGAGAAAAAAGTATTGCTTGAATATGCTTTAAAAGCGTATCAAACGGCAATGCAGGTTCAGCCGAGTTACAATTTTAATTTTCAAATAGGAATGCTTTATGGTCAGTTAGGAAAGACGGATCAAATGATCGAACTTTTGTTAACAGAATCCTTTAATAATCCTCAGAATGCTAATTTAATTCAGACGCAATTATCGCGTTTCATGAGTGGCGAAACAGATAACACCGCTTTTAAAGATGCAATGCGTAAAGCTTTAATCCTGAGAACTCAGAAAGATCAAGATGTTTTTTGGAATCACTATTTAAGTTGGTTCTATGTACAGCAAAAAGAATTCGGAAAAGCCTTTATTCAGGAAAAAGCGATTTACAAACGTGAACCGGAATCACTTTCGAGTATTGTAAATTTAAGTCAGTTTGCAATGAACGAAGATGATACGGATACGGCAGAAGAAATCCTGAATTTTATCCTTCAAAACACCAAAGATTTAGATTTGTTAGTGCAGACGAATTCGTATTTAATGCAGATTAAAATCGACAAAGCGCAGGAAAAAGACTATCCAATTATCAATGCTGAGTTACAACAATTGCTCACAACCTATGAAATAACTCCTTTTACCTTATCTTTGCAAATAATTCAGGCGCATTTTCTGGCTTTCAATCTCAAAAAGACGGAAGAAGGCAAGGCAATTATTAAAAAAGCGCTGGAATTAAATTTGAATGATTATCAGCAAGCAGATGCAAAGATGGAGTTGGCAGACATCTTGCTTTTGGAAGAAAAATACAATCAGGCGTTGATTTATTATTCTCAAATTCAGTTGGATTTAAAGAATGATGTAATGGCGCATGAAGCAAGTTTAAAAGCCGCAAAAACGAGTTATTATAAAGGCGATTTTGAGTGGGCTTTAAAACAATTTAAAGAGTTGAAAGCTGCAAACACGCAATTGATTGCCAATGATGCTCTTGAATATTTTTTATTGATTAATGATAATACCGTTGCAGATTCGACACAAACGGCTTTAAAGCAGTTTGCAAAAGGTGATTTTTTGATCTATCAGAATAAAAAACCGGAAGCAATTGCACAGTTTCAGAGTATTCTGAAAACTTATAAAGGTCAGGAAATCGAAGCCGTAACATTGTTGCGTTTGGGTAAAGTTTATGAAAGTCAGAAAGATTATAATTCGGCTTTAAGCCAATACCAACAGATTATTGATAATCATAGTGACGGAATTTATGTAGATGAAGCGTTGTTTTTTTCGGCAGAGATTTACAACGACGAATTACACGATATAGAAAAGGCAAAACCTTTGTATGAGAAGGTAATTTTTAACCATCAGGATAGTATTTACTTTGTTGATGCGAGAAAAAAATACCGACAATTGAGAGGCGATAAGAATTTATAA
- a CDS encoding DUF4286 family protein yields the protein MIIYNVTTNIHESVHDQWLKWMQEKHIPEILATQKFSSARIVKVLVNEEMGGITYSVQYVTDSKETLEKYYIEDEPEFHREALGLFADKMLSFRTELEVISEH from the coding sequence ATGATTATTTACAACGTTACCACCAATATACACGAAAGCGTTCATGACCAATGGTTAAAATGGATGCAGGAAAAACACATACCGGAAATTCTGGCAACTCAAAAGTTTTCTTCGGCACGAATTGTAAAAGTTTTGGTGAATGAAGAAATGGGCGGAATTACGTATTCTGTTCAATATGTTACCGATAGCAAAGAAACTTTAGAGAAATATTATATCGAAGATGAACCGGAATTTCACAGAGAAGCTTTGGGATTATTTGCAGATAAAATGCTTTCTTTCAGAACGGAATTAGAAGTGATTTCGGAACATTAA
- the rsmA gene encoding 16S rRNA (adenine(1518)-N(6)/adenine(1519)-N(6))-dimethyltransferase RsmA — translation MEKVKAKKHLGQHFLKDESIAKGIADTLSLKGYDEVLEIGPGMGVLTKYLLDKPINTHVIEIDGESVVYLGENYPKLKDKIISQDFLKYNINEVYENKQFAIIGNFPYNISTQIVFRTLEFKHQIPEFSGMFQKEVAERICEKKGSKAYGILSVLAQAFYDTEYLFTVDENVFIPPPKVKSGVMKMTRKEDYSLPCGEKLFFTVVKTAFQQRRKTLRNSLKTLNLSDELRLDTIFDKRPEQLSVDEFIVLTQKIEADGV, via the coding sequence ATGGAAAAAGTAAAAGCCAAAAAACATTTAGGACAACACTTCCTGAAAGACGAAAGTATTGCAAAAGGAATTGCAGATACTTTAAGTTTAAAAGGATACGATGAGGTTTTAGAAATAGGACCGGGAATGGGTGTGTTGACTAAGTATTTGCTTGACAAACCAATTAATACACATGTGATCGAGATTGATGGAGAATCGGTGGTGTATTTGGGTGAAAATTATCCAAAATTAAAAGATAAAATTATCTCTCAGGATTTCCTGAAATATAATATAAACGAGGTTTACGAAAATAAACAATTCGCTATTATTGGGAATTTTCCCTATAACATTTCTACGCAAATCGTTTTTAGAACTTTAGAGTTTAAACATCAGATTCCGGAATTTTCGGGGATGTTTCAAAAAGAAGTTGCTGAAAGGATATGCGAGAAAAAAGGCTCAAAAGCGTACGGAATCTTATCTGTATTAGCACAGGCTTTCTATGATACTGAGTATTTGTTTACGGTAGATGAAAACGTTTTTATTCCTCCGCCCAAGGTCAAGTCGGGTGTGATGAAAATGACCCGAAAGGAAGATTATAGCCTTCCATGTGGGGAAAAGTTGTTTTTTACAGTAGTAAAAACGGCTTTTCAGCAAAGACGAAAAACATTACGTAACAGTTTGAAAACATTAAATTTATCAGATGAACTCCGATTAGACACTATCTTTGATAAACGTCCGGAGCAGTTAAGCGTCGACGAATTTATTGTTTTGACTCAAAAAATAGAAGCCGATGGAGTTTAA